The nucleotide sequence CGTCGCCGCGGCCAGTTCCGGACGGTGCCGCCGTCGACGTAGCGCGAGCCGATCGCGAGGTCGGCTCCGGCGTCGACGGCGTCGAGCAGCCGGGACAGTTCCTCGGGGGCGTGCGAGCCGTCGGCGTCCATTTCGACGAGCACGGCGTAGCCACGGCCGAGACCCCAGGCGAACCCGGCGAGATACGCCGCGCCCAGCCCGTCCTTGCTGGTGCGGTGCATGACGTGCACGCGGTCCGGATCGGCAAGGGCCAACTCGTCGGCGAGTTCGCCGGTGCCGTCGGGGCTGCCGTCGTCGACGATGAGCAGGTGCACGTCGGGCCGCGCGGCGTGCAGCCGCGTGGCGATGAGCGGCAGGTTGTCGCGCTCGTTGTACGTCGGGATGATGACCAGCGTGCGCTGACTCGGCGATCCGCCACCCGCTGTCATGCCACTCCTTCGTCGTTGGCCGTGTGGCCCGTGGCCGACGCCACCCGTCGGCGACGGCGTGCGAAATCTACCTCGTACAGCAGGGCGATGACCACCGCCGCGAGTCCGAGGGCCACCAGCACGCCCTCGATCAGCGGACCCCATCGGGTGGCCGGGGTCAGGTCGGACCTGAGCTTGATCTGCATGTCCAGGTACGCCGGCTCGAAGAATTCGGTGTGGGCCATCTCACGGCCGTCGGGCGCGATGATCGCGCTGATCCCCGTGGTGCCGGCCACCACCGCGTACCGGTCGTGCTCGACGGCGCGGACCCGGGCGAAGGCGAGCTGCTGGGCACTCATCGCAGCGTCGAACGTGGCGTTGTTGGCCGGGACCGCGAGCAGCTGGGCGCCGCCCAGCACGGACTCGCGCGCCGCCCGGTCGAAGATGACCTCCCAGCAGGTGGTCACCCCGATCGGAACGTCGGCGGCGTGCACGACACCATTGCCCTCGCCGGGGATGAAGTAGCCGGCACGGTCGGCGTACGACGACAGCTTGCGGAAAAAGCTCCGCCACGGCAAGTACTCGCCGAAGGGCTGCACGATCTTCTTGTCGTGCCGCTCCCCCGGACCGGTGGCGCCGTCCCAGACGATGACGGAGTTGGTGGCCACCGGTGCGTCCGGCCGGTACCCCGGGGCGCGCAGCACCGTGCCCACCAGGATCGGCGCACCGATGGCGTCGGCGGCGGCGCTGATCTGCTCGCCGGCGTCGGGGTTGGCGATCGGATCGATGTCCGACGAGTTCTCCGGCCAGATCACCACCGCCGGTGCGGGCGCGCGGCCGGCGCGGACGTCCTCGGCGAGCCGCATGGTCTCCCGCACGTGGTTGTCCAGCACGGCGCGGCGCTGGGCGTTGAACTCGAGGCCGAGTCGCGGCACGTTGCCCTGGATGGCCGCGACGGTGACCGTCGGATCGTCGCCGCCGACGCCGGCACGGCGCACCGCGGGCCCGGCGGTGGCGATGAGCAGCAGCACTGCCACGATGCACAGCCCGGGCACGAGCACCGCGGGCACGGTGGTGCGGGCGACGTGCGGCTCGTGCCGCCACCAGCGGACCGCTTCGATGAGCAGCCCGGCGAGGCTGAATCCGACGAGGACGGTCGCGAACGACACGAGTGGCGCGCCGCCGACGCGTGCGACGGCCAGCAGCGGACTGTCGGCCTGACTGAACGCGACCGCTCCCCAGGGGAAGCCGCCGAACGGCACCACCGACTTCAGCCACTCGGCGACCATCCAGGCGCCCGCGAACCACAGCGGCCAGCCGGGCAGCCGCCGCACGACGACGGCCAGCAACCCGAACAGGCCACAGAACAGCGCCTCGAGCGCCGCGAGGCCGACCCACGGCGCGGCGCCGACCAAGCCACTGATCCACGGCAGCAGCGGCAGATAGAAGGCGAGCCCGAACAGGAAGGCGTAACCGAAGCCGCCGCGGCGGTTCGTGGCCGGCGACACCAGCACCCACGCCAGCAGCGCTGCGGCGGGCAACGCGAGGAACCACCAGCCGAACGGCGGAAACGCCAGGCACAGCAGCAGGCCGGCGCCGATCGACGCCGACAGCCGGAACACGCGCGGGCTCAGCGCCCGCCACACGCGCGCGGCGACGCGCGCCGGTCGGCCCGGAGCGCGGGCCTCGTCGCGAGGTTGGTCTGCGGCCCGGGTGTCGGGGGCGGTCTCGCGATCGCTCTCGCGGTCGGGCTCCCGGTTGGTCTCGCGGTCGGTCTCAGCCATGGAGCACCTCGCCCCGGTGCACGGTTCGGCGGCAGGTCGGCAGCGGCCGGTCGGCGTCGAGCCGCGGCAGTGCGGGGACCCGCGAGTTGGGTTCGGTGGACCACCGCTGCACCTGGTCGGCCGGCGCGGCGACCTCGAGCGCGGCGGCGCCGTCGACCACGTCCCACACGGCGTAGGAGGCGGGCGCGCCGGGCACCAGCGTGCCGGTCACGCCGTCGCGGACGCCGGCCGCACGCCACGCGCCGCGGGTGGCGGCGGCGAACGCGGCCCGCGGGGAGATGGCACTGCCGGGGGTACGGTGCCGGGTGGCGGCGCGGACGCCGACCCACGGGTCCAGCGTGGTGACCGGCGAATCCGATCCCAGCGCCAGCGGGACGCCCGCGGCGGCCAGAGCCGAGAACGGGTTGAGGCCGCGAGCCCTCTCGGTGCCGAGGCGCCGGGCATACATGCCGTCCGCGCCACCCCAGAGGTCGTCGAAGGTGGGTTGCACGCTGGCGATGATGCCCCATGAGCCGAGGCGGGCGGCCTGCTCGGCAGTCACCATCTCGAGGTGTTCCAGGCGGTGTCCGCAGCGCGCGACGGCCGGTGCGCCGACCTCGTCGACGAGGCGTGCCAGCGCCTCGACCACGGTGGCCACCGCGGCATCGCCGATGACGTGGAAGCCGGCGGGGATGCCGACCGCGGTGCATGCGGACAGGTGCGCGTAGACCGCGTCGACGTCGAGGTAGGCGTTGCCGCACGTGTCCGCGTCGGTGTACGGCCGGTGCAGCCAGGCGGTGCGCGAACCCAGCGCTCCGTCGACGAACAGGTCTCCGGCCAAGCCGGCGGCGCCCGTCGCCGCGATCAGATCCCGCGCCTCGTCGGGAGTGCGGACCGCCTGGCCCCAGTAGCCGACGACGTCCACCCCGTGGTCGTGGTCGCGCAGGGCCAGCCAGTCGTCGAGGCCGCCGATCTGCGGCCCGGCGCACTCGTGCACGGCGGCGATGCCGAGCCGGGCAGCGAGATCGAGCGCCGCGGTCCGGGCGGAGGTGAGCTGCCCGGGCGTCAGCAGACCGCGGGCCACGGCCCGCACGCGGTGGTGCGCCTCGGCGGTGAGCGGTTGGTCTGGGTGCCAACCCGCCGCGCCGGCGGCGTCGGCCGCGAGGACGCGCAGTGCGGTGCTGGCGACCGCCGAGTGCACGTCGACGCGGGCCAGATAGGCCGGCCGGTCGCCGAGCACCCCGTCGAGATCCGCGGTGGTGGGGGCGACCGGGTGCGGCCAGCCCGTCTCGTCCCAGCCGTGCCCCCACACCGGCCCCTCGGGGTGCCGTCGCGCGTACTCGGAGACGCGGCGCAGCAGGTCCTCCCGCGACGTCGAGCCCCGCAGGTCGAGGCCGTCGACCGACAGGCCCGTGGCCGTCACGTGGACGTGCGCGTCGACGAAGGCGGGCGCGACGAAGGCGCCGTCGAGGTCGATCACCTCGGCGTACGGGAACTGGCGCCGCCCGACGTCGTCGGCGCCGAGCCAGCGCACCGCGGCGTCCGACCCGTCCCCGACCGCCATCGCGGTCGCGTCGGGCATGGCCGGGCTGTGGATCCGGCCGTTGAGCAGCAGCGTGGTCAAGTCAGTCGATGGGCGGGCGGGGCAGCCGCGGCTGCTGGTAGTCCGTGACGTCGACGACCTCGCCGTCGACGTAATCGCCGTCGATGTAATCCCCGTGCGCGGTGCGACGCGGCATGCCGGTCGCGACGAGCAGCGGCATGCGGCCGAGGGTGCGCGCGGCCAGCGCCGCCACCGCCGGGCGGGCGAGCACCCGGGTGGGCGGAGCGAGCAGCAGCAGGCCCAGCAGGGAGGTGAGCAGACCCGGCACGACGGTCAGCACGGTGCCCAGCGCCACCAGCATGCCGTCGGAGACCGCGCTCTGCGGCGCGCCGAGCCCGGACCGCAGCCGACGGACCTGCGCCTTGAGCTGGGAGCCGGCGAGGGCGAGCCCGAGCGCGAACGTGGCGACCAGCAGCAGCACCGTCCAGCCGAACCCGATGGTCGACCCGAGCGCCACCACCACCGCGAGTTCGGCGAGGACGTAGATCAGGAAGAGCCGCATACCCATGCCAGGTCAACGCCCGGGGTTCGGCCCGGGTTCCGCACCGCCGGTCGGGCCCGACGGCGGTGCCGTGACCTCGATCGCGGCGTGCACCTTGTCGATTCCACCCCGCAGAATCGCCTGCGGGATGAAGTACCAGGCGTGATTCCAGTACCGCTTGATGATCATGTCGAACACCCGACGCGTCTCGGACTTTGGCAGCATGCGCGCGACGGCCTCGACGGGCTCGCCCTTGACCTTGCCCAGCACGCCGCACTTCTGGATGGTGACGCGCGGGGTATTGGTGATGCGCTTGGTCTTCCACGATCCGTCATCGGTGATGATGAGCAGCTTGTCGCCGTCGGGCACGCCCCACACCGGCGTGGGCTTGGGCTTGCCGTCCTTGGTGAACGTCGTCAGGAGCAGGTACTTCTCGCGCGACACCTCGGCGAAGGTGGGAGCCACGGTCAGCGGCCTCCCGTCGCGTCGTCGGCGGTGATCTCGATGGTGACGTTCTTGTCCATGCCGCCGCGCAGCTTGGAGAAGAAGTTGAAGGTCTTGCCGAGCAGGCCGTAGCGCTGTCCCAGGGCGTCGTAGGTCTTCGCGTTCGACGACTTCGGCAGGATCGCCGCGCGGGCCTCGACGGCCTCGCTCTTGGGGTTGCCGCTGCGGTCGCAGGTCGCGATGGTGACTCGGGGGGTGTTGCGGATGCGCTTGACCTTCCAGGACTTCTCCTGCGTGATCGCGATCAGCGCGTCACCCGCCGGGGCGGCCCAGATGGCGGTCGGCTTGGGCCTGCCGTCCTTGGTGAAGGTGGTCAACAGGATGTAGTCGGACTTGGCGACGTCGGCGAAGGTCACGGCCATGGGTTCAACTTAACCCGTCGGTGCCGTGACCACCCGGCCCGTCGCCGGCCGACCTCGTCAGCGGTCGTCGGTGCCCCAGCGGCTCTGCCACGACTGCGGGTAGGGCAGTCCGGTCAGCGCGAGCAACCCGATGACGACGGCGGCGAACACGATGAGAGTGACCATGGTCGTTTCCCTTCTCCTCCACCGGCGGACCTCGTGCCACACCGGTGGCTCGTCACGAAACGTAGTACCGCCGGTACCGGGTTCTCCAGCGTTCGTGCGCGACCGAACATGGCCGACGACGCGGTGACCGGCATCACACCAAGCGTCGCCACGTGGGACGGTGACTTCGAATCGTGGGAAGCGAAACCCTCGTCGGATGTCGTGCGATCTGCGGAAATGACCCGATGGCTTCCCCATCCCCCGCCTACGCCAGCCCGTCCGTCGTCAAGCTCGGCGCCCACATCGGTGCCCGCATCGACGGCGTCCGCATCAGCGGTGACCTCGACCCGGCGACCGTCGCCACCATCAATCACGCACTGCTCGAGCACAAGGTCGTCTTCTTCCGCGACCAGCACCATCTCGACGACGCCGGACAGCTGGCCTTCGCCCGCGCCCTGGGCACCCCCACCCTGGCGCACCCGACCGTGCTGTCCCGCGGCACCGACGTGCTGCCGATCGACTCCCGCTACGACAAGGCCAACTCGTGGCACACCGACGTGACGTTCGTCGACCGGATCCCCAAGGCCTCGCTGCTGCGGGCGGTGACCCTGCCGGCCTACGGCGGCACCACCACGTGGGCGTCCACCGAGGCGGCCTACGACCAGTTGCCGGAACCGCTGCGCCTGCTGGTCGAGAACCTGTGGGCGATCCACACCAACGACTACGACTACGTCCGCGACTACGACGACGCGCGCGACGCCGTCTCGACGACGACGCGGGAGTACCGCGACGAGTTCGTCTCCGACACTTACGAGACCGAGCACCCCGTGGTGCGCGTGCACCCCGAGACGGGACGCAAGGTGCTGCTGCTCGGACACTTCGTGAAGCGGTTCGTCGGCCTGGGCACGCACGAGTCGGCCACGCTGCTCGCGCTGCTGCAGGCCCGCGTCACGCGCCTGGAGAACACCATCCGGTGGAACTGGGAGGCAGGCGACCTCGCGATCTGGGACAACCGCGCCACGCAGCACTACGCCGTCTCCGACTACGACGACCAGTACCGCAAGCTCAGTCGCATCACGCTGGCCGGTGACATCCCGGTCGACGTGCACGGCAATCGCAGCCGCGTCATCACCGGCGATGCATCGCACTACTCCGACGTCGTGGCACCCGTCCGGCTGACCGCCGTACCGTAGGAGGCGTGAGCAGGACCCGCGCCGACGACGCCTGCCCGGGCGCCCTGCAGGTGCACCGGGCCGCCGACGGTGCGCTGGCGCGGGTGCGGCTCCCCGGTGGCATGATCACCGCCGCGCAGCTCGCCGCGCTGGCCGCGGCGGCACTGCGGTTCGGGTCGCCGTCGATGGAGCTGACCTCCCGCGGCAACCTGCAGATCCGCGCCGTGAGCGATCCCTCCGCGCTCGCCGACGCCATCGCCGCCGCCGGCCTGCTGCCGTCGCCGAGCCACGAACGCGTCCGCAACGTGCTGGCGTCACCGCTGACCGGCCGCGTCGGGGGCGTTGCCGACCTCCGCGGTACCGTGCGGGCCCTCGACGCGGCGATCCAGGCCGACGCCCACTTGGCCGAGCTGCCGGGTCGATTCGTGTTCGCACTCGACGACGGCCGCGGCGACGTCTCGGGCCTCGGCGCAGACGTCGGCGCACATCTGCTCTCGCCGACCGAGGCCGCGCTGCTCCTCGGCGGCGTGGACACCGGCGTGCGGATGGCGGTCGACGAGGTCGTCGCGGTGCTGACGACGGTGGCCCGCCGGTTCGTCGCGGTGCGCGAGAAGCAGTGGCGGATCGGTGAATTGGACGACCCGGACGTAGTGCTCGACGGGTTCGACCGCGTCGCGCCCGCCGGGGCGACGTGGCCGCCGGTCGAGGTGCCGCCGGTGGGCTGGCTGCCGCAGGACGACGGCGCGGTGACCCTCGGCGCGGGTGCGCGCCTCGGCGTGCTGGATGCCCGCACCGCCGAGTTCCTCGCCGCCGTCGAAGCGCCGCTGGTGATCACCCCGTGGCGGTCGGTGCTGGTGTGCGACCTCGACGAGGGCGTCGCCGACGTGGCGCTGCGGGTGCTGGCGCCGCGCGGGCTCGTCTTCGACGCCGAATCGCCGTGGCTGCGGGTCAGTTCCTGCACCGGCAGCCCCGGCTGTGACCGCTCACTCACCGACGTCCGGCGCGACGCCGCCGACGCCGCCGACCCTTCGGCCACCGACCCCGCCGCCACCGGCGCCCAAGTGCACCGGCACTTCGTCGGGTGTGACCGCGCCTGCGGCAGCCCAGCGAACGGCGAGGTGCTCATCGCCACGGGCGACGGCTACCGCCTCCGCGGCTAGCGGGAGCCCTTCAGCGGCAGACCCGAACAGATGCGGGCCGCATCGTGTCCCAGCGTCCGGGCGGCGGCGACCGCGGCCGGAGTCGCGACCAGTTCGGGGATGGGGTCGGCGACCTTCTCCGGTTGCACGCACACCGCCCCGTCGCCGTCGATGCCGATCCCGACCCCCAACGGCGACTGGCGCGCCGCGGTGCGCGCGAGGTCCACCGCCCGGCCGGTGGTCACCCGCTCGACCACCGCCGGGACGCCCTCCTCCTCGATGCCGGCCAGCACGGCGTCCTCCACCGGGCCGGCCGCGACGCTGGCCACCACGATGGCCGGCCGCACCGGACGCGTCACGGCACCGTCCGCGTGCGGGCATGCGAGACCACCAGCCCCGTCGCGACCGCGTTGCGCGGGCCCTCGGTGGCGCGTACGTTGCCGGTGCCACAGACGATCCCGTGCGGCGCGAGGGCGTCGGCGATCAACTGCGGGATCTCGAAGTCCAGCGCACAGCCACCGAGCAGGACGACGAAGCCGATCCGGCGCAGGTCGCCGTCGGGTGCCACCCGCCGCAGCGCGCGCACCGCGTTGACCACGAACACCCGCTCCTTGGCCGAGCGGCGCACCGCGCGGATCCGCTCCAGCGAGTGCCTCGTCGGAATGGGTGTCATCGCGTGCTCACCGAGCGTGAGCACCCGGCCGAAAGCCGGTGCGGGCAGCGGTTTCTCGAAGAACTGAACGGTGCCGTTCTCCAAGCGGACGTGGAAGAAGCTCTCCGCCTTGGCCAGCGGATGCCGCTTGATCTCCTCGGCCAGTTCGAGGTCGTCGGTCCCGAGTTCGGCGTCGATCAGCTTGGTGACGAGGTCCCCGGCGCCGGCGAGATGCACGGTCCGCACGGCGTCGTCGGCGTCGAGCAGGGCCGCGTCGGTGCTGCCGCCACCAAGGTCGAGGACCACCAGCGGGGTGTCGGTGCCCGGCGTGGTCAGCGCTCCGAGCACCGCCATCTCGGCCTCGACGCCGCCGACGCGCACCTCGACGCGCCCGGCGCCGGCGTCCCGCAGCGCCACCCGCACCGCCTCGGCGACGGCCTGCATGCCGCTCTGCCGGGTGCGCACCATGGCGGCCAGCGCCACGGCGTTCTCGAGCGCCACCTCCCCGGCGAGGCCGCCGCGCACCTCCTGCGGCACGAACGTGTCCACGCCCAGCAGGTCGCCGATCCGGACGTCGGCGAGGTCGTGGCCGCACAGGTCGGCCATGTGCTGCCGGACCCCGGAGATCATGCCGCCGGTGTTGGTGCCGGACTCCCCCTCCACGTCGACGAGCGGGCCGACCCGTTCGACGGCCGCCATGATGTCGGCGGCGCCGGCCGACACGTCGACGGTGGCCCTGCGCTGCTCGCCGGCCAGCACCAGGGTGCCCGCCGGGATGACGCGGTCGCCGACGTCGCCCGACGGCGTGCGCACCACGACGGCCGACCGGTTGCCGGTCAGCGCGCGTGCGACCGGCGCCACCTGCCGGGTCTGGTCGGGGTCGAGCCCGAAGATCGTCGCCAGTCCGTAGGCGTTGGACAGCGTGCGGATCGACTGGCCCGGCCCGGCCACCTCGACGGCGGCCTGCATGCCGAGCGGCACGGCGTCGATGCGCGACACCTCGTCGATCACCGGGATGCGGACGTCGAGCCGGTTGACCACCAACACCGCGTCGTCGTTGCACAGGATGGCCCCCGCGACGGCGACCCCGCGCGCACCGGCGGCGTTGAGGGCCGCAGCGGCGTCGTCGAAGTCGACGTCGGCGGGGACGGTGACGATCACCGGATCGCCGGGCCTGGCCGCGGCCAGCTCGGCGAACGGGAGCACCGTGCCGATGCCGAGCCCGCGCCCGCCCGGGGTCCGTGGGTCGTGCCCGATCATCGTCGACTCGGTGATGATCGTCTCGGTGATGGTCTCCATCGCCAGGCCGCTGATCACCGGCGTCGCCTCGTTGAGCAGCAGCAGGTCCAGCTCGGCCAGCGGCACCCGCGACGCGTTCAGCGCGTCACGGACCGCGGCGACCACGCCGTCGACGTTGCGGACCGTGCCCTTGACGCCGGTGGTCGGGGTGAGCGCGCCACCGAGGAACGCGACCGCACCGTCGTCGCCCACCTCGGCCGCGCTGGCCTCGGTGGTGGAGTTGCCGATGTCGACGCCGACGGTCCGGAGCACGCCGTCAGCTCGCCCGGGAGAACTGGGCCCGCACCTCCATGGGACGCGCCTGCTTGACGATCTGCTCGGTCTCCTTGAGGTGCAGCAGCGCGGCCTTGGCCTGCCAGCGCGGTCGCGCCATCTGGTCGTTGAGCGTCGGAACCGGTTCCGGCGACTCGCCCTTGGCGTACCGGGCGGCGTTCGAGCCGATCCGGCGGTAGGTCTCGAGCGTCATCAGCGGGCACTGCGGGAAGAGTTCCAGGCTCGACAGCCGCGGCAGGTCGCGCTGGTGGATCATGGTCGTCCCGCGGGACAGCAGGCCGATGCCGATGCCCGAGCCGGACAGCTTCGCGCCGGTGTGCGCGACCACCGCGAGGTCGGAGCTGTGCGCGACGCGGATGCAGCGCGCCTCGACCTCCTGCTCCTCGATCCCGGCGAGCACCTGGCGGATGACCTCGGCGTGCGGGATGCCGACGATGGTCTTGGAGAAGAACGCCGCGAACGCCGGCGACACCGCGACGATCACCTCGTCAGAGCGCGTGCCGCGCTGCGCCGGACCGACGTCGACGAGGCTGAGGTCGCGGTCCGCGGCCGCCTGGGGATTGGCGGTCTGGGGTTTGGCGACCTGGGGATCGGTGACGGCCATGGTCAGTCCACCTCCTCTTCCGGGTTCGCCGCGCTGGTGACGTGCCGCAGCTTCTTCATCTCCTCCCACCGCGCGCCCGACGGGCGGTACCCGGTGCCGGGGCCGGCGTAGTCGTTGCGGTCGTTGATCGCCGACAGCGGCAGCAGGTCGCGGGTGAGGATCGCCGAGGTCTGCAGCATGTCGCCGGACACCCGCTGCCGCAAGACGGTGAGGATGTGGTCGGCGATCGTGGAGAAGCCCGTCGACTCGAGCGCCTTGACGATGTCGAGGCCGGTGATCTTCCGGTCCATCACCTGCTGGGCGCTCTTGATGTCCTCCAGCACGTCGCGCGGGATCAGCTCGTTGCTGCCGTGGGCGTACACCGCGGCGTCGATCTCGTCGTCGGTGATCGGCGCGAGGTCGAGGTAGCGGAACACCGCCTGCAGCGCCTTGGCCGCGTGGTGGCGCACCGCGAGGATGTCGGCTTCCTTGACGTGCCGCAGACCACCGTCGACCTGGAAGTCGCGCTGCAGCGTGTTGAAGTCGTCGAAGTCCTCGGCGTCCACGTTGGAGCCCGCGAACATGTTGTCGTAGTTGGGCGTCGCCGAATAGCCGCTGCAGACGAAGTCGGTGCCCGGCATCAGCTGCGGCATCAGCCGCGCCGTGCGCCGCATCGGCGAATGCGAGAAGGACTGGTCGTTGCCCGAGGCGCACTCGAGGTCGAGCGCCGAGGCGATCATGTTCTCCGCCGCCACCGCACGGATGCCGGCGGGCACCGCGCCGGGGACGCCGATGCAGGAGATGGAGCCGTTCTGCAGGCCCTGCACGCCCGCACCCTTGGCGATCATGATGCAGCGAATCTCGAGGTACAGCATCGAGCGGCCTT is from Mycolicibacterium grossiae and encodes:
- a CDS encoding propanediol/glycerol family dehydratase large subunit; this encodes MTSAAHRIAAERRSARTQALEDRPVNLDGFVEEWPEAGMVALDSAFDPEPSVRVADGAIVEMDGRTRAEFDFIDQFIADHAIDVASTEQSMAIPAADVARMLVDPGVTRDEVLSVTRGLTPAKLLEVAKAMNIVEIMMGMQKMRARRTPANQAHCTSARDNPLQVVCEAAEAAIRGFSEVETTLGVVRYAPLVAMALLIGSQAGDGGPLTQCALEEATELELGMRGITGYAETISVYGTEPVFVDGDDTPWSKAFLAAAYASRGIKMRFTSGTGSEVQMGNAQGRSMLYLEIRCIMIAKGAGVQGLQNGSISCIGVPGAVPAGIRAVAAENMIASALDLECASGNDQSFSHSPMRRTARLMPQLMPGTDFVCSGYSATPNYDNMFAGSNVDAEDFDDFNTLQRDFQVDGGLRHVKEADILAVRHHAAKALQAVFRYLDLAPITDDEIDAAVYAHGSNELIPRDVLEDIKSAQQVMDRKITGLDIVKALESTGFSTIADHILTVLRQRVSGDMLQTSAILTRDLLPLSAINDRNDYAGPGTGYRPSGARWEEMKKLRHVTSAANPEEEVD